From a single Oreochromis niloticus isolate F11D_XX linkage group LG4, O_niloticus_UMD_NMBU, whole genome shotgun sequence genomic region:
- the hlfa gene encoding HLF transcription factor, PAR bZIP family member a — protein sequence MEKMARPLPINPTFLPPTHGVLKSLLENPLKLPFHHDEGFGKDKEKEKKLDDESSAASHPQSAFLGPTLWDKTLPYDGDNFQLEYMDLEEFLSENGIPANTAQSDQAPQTAQPPQAPLQQAPPPAPPTPSVVDLSSRATTSVHTGMAPQTCLHSPSTAALPSARDTPSPIDPESIQVPVTYEPDPADLALSSVPGQEMFDPRKRKFSAEELKPQPMIKKARKVFIPEDLKDDKYWARRRKNNVAAKRSRDARRLKENQIAIRASFLEKENAALRMEVADLRKELGRCKNILAKYEARHGPL from the exons ATGGAGAAAATGGCCAGACCTCTTCCTATAAACCCAACTTTTCTGCCGCCGACTCACGGCGTGCTGAAATCCCTGCTGGAGAATCCGCTGAAGCTGCCTTTCCACCACGATGAAG GATTCGGGAAGGAcaaggagaaagagaagaagctGGACGATGAGAGCAGCGCAGCCAGCCATCCACAGTCGGCCTTCCTCGGCCCGACCCTCTGGGACAAGACCCTGCCCTACGATGGGGACAACTTTCAGCTGGAGTACATGGACCTGGAGGAGTTCCTGTCGGAAAACGGCATCCCCGCCAACACAGCCCAGAGCGACCAGGCCCCGCAGACGGCACAGCCGCCGCAGGCCCCGCTGCAGCAGGCCCCGCCACCTGCCCCGCCCACACCCTCCGTGGTTGACCTCAGCAGCCGCGCCACCACATCAGTTCACACGGGCATGGCGCCTCAGACCTGCCTCCACAGCCCCAGCACAGCGG CACTGCCCTCAGCCCGCGACACCCCCAGCCCCATCGACCCAGAGTCCATTCAGGTGCCTGTGACCTACGAGCCCGACCCAGCAGACCTGGCTCTGTCCAGCGTGCCGGGCCAGGAGATGTTTGATCCGAGGAAACGCAAGTTCTCTGCCGAAGAGCTGAAGCCGCAGCCGATGATCAAAAAAGCCCGCAAGGTCTTCATCCCCGAAGACCTGAAG GATGATAAGTACTGGGCCCGGCGCAGAAAGAACAACGTGGCAGCCAAGCGGTCAAGGGATGCCCGGAGGCTGAAGGAGAACCAGATTGCCATCCGCGCCTCTTTCCTGGAGAAGGAGAACGCCGCTCTCCGCATGGAGGTAGCGGACTTGAGGAAGGAGCTGGGCCGCTGCAAGAACATTCTGGCTAAATACGAGGCCCGGCACGGGCCCCTGTGA